In Larimichthys crocea isolate SSNF chromosome XXII, L_crocea_2.0, whole genome shotgun sequence, the genomic stretch cactgttcACAAACACTTTGAACTCGAAAGAGAGCGACATCTCTTTCCTGCCGTCTGTCAAATAGAAGTCCATCCATTTACCGTTTAGCTCTGTCTGGCTCTTTTTTTGGCTTGCTATATGTTCAGCCTTTTATTCACCTCAgctcttttccattttttttctgcacaggTAGTGTGTGCAGCTTTTTCTGAGCTTGCGAGCTGGCAGCTGCCCATGTCTTTTTATGCAGGGGTTGGTGAGAGCCGTTGGACCTCAACCAGACGGACCAGTGaaccaaaataatgagctgaaagtgGCTGAGGGCTGCATAGAGCTGCAGACTGGGGTGTTACTTTTCAGTGGTGTTGGCAGTGCCAGTCATCCTTTCACCTTACAGAGAGTCAAAGTTAATATCGGCAATGTCACTTAATGGAGATTGAAggtcttttgttttattagttaAGAACAGCCGAAAGGTACAACCGGTGCTTCATTTATCATTGTAttatatgcatgttttttttagcacagtTACATATGCAACACcctatggggtgccgtttgtaaagcgtctcgctctgaaaataacagcaacattttgtcacatttagctaaaaacaatgtttaaaaaactggtttgaatttttgattATCatgataatccatgtccaagagtccatttccccggataagatgggttttattcgttatttgccactataaacatgctctgacctcctcgagcttttattttggcacttccggttaccggcatttgaatttgcattttagctaaatatttagtttcacccgaaacatttagcttcaacatttagatttagatttatatttaacatttatatttatatttaacatttatatttatatttaacatttagatttatatttaacatttatatttaacattaagatttagatttatgtttaacatttagatttatatttaacatttagatttaacatttatatttagatttatatttaacatttagattcagatttagcatttagattttacatttatcatttggatttaaatatttaaaatatctctaagttcacaaatattgctctaaatgtgcaaaaaagtgactctcaaaaattcaaaccagttttttaaacattgtttttagctaaatgtgacaaaatgttgctgttattttcagagcgagacgctttacaaacggcacgCCATAACACcctacatttaaaatgtagagTGTTGCATTACTGTGCATGTGCCAGGGCAGAGTTGAAAGTCATctgcagaacacacaaacaacacagcaacattgATTTTCTACACATACTTGTAGAAGATAATAGCACACGTGTCTCTTACCGTGTAGCAATAATAGGATCCCTTccaaaatcaatttttttttctgcaacagaAGATTTACAGGAGACcttcaacatttaaaacagccggtcaaaatgtctgtgtgaCGTACAGTATACAATATAGATAGCACACAAGAAAATGAGGCTACACTGCAGGCTTTGTGAGAGAAATGTGGATAAATACAGACACTCCTCCACAAGTATGCGCATCCCATGTGCACCAGCGCAGCAGTTGCACGCCTGACTGGTGCTGAATAATCTCCCGAGTTATAACAGACATTCAATATTGATTAGGTAATTTCCCTCCAATATGTGCCTCCAGCTTTCTCAGTTACCACAGTATCAAAGGAAGCAATACAACCATTTATCATTGCTGTGATTACATAACTGAGACGCCTTTACGACTGTGGGGAGTTTTTAGGATGATGCTTGTCTGCTACTCGTGTTTGAAGTCTTACACTTTAATGTTCACGTGGATGGCAAGTAGTTTCATTCGCAGTGAAAGATATTATCTGGATATCTGGAAGTTAATTGCAATGTGTTGTCGggtctgtttatgttttgttttatggatCCATTCGTCTTTGGCTCTCAGTGCGGTGCTCTTGCTGCAATATTGCTTAGCAGTACCACTTTTCAAAACTGGCAAGTCCATTTGCAGAGAGCGGCAGAATCTCAGCAGGACTCTTAAGTCGAGAATTTAGAGCTCGCTGCATAAGCAAACACGGCTGAAGAGGGCTCTTTagttctctctgttcttttctgTATTGTTTCTGCTCAGGTTTCATGAAAACGTTTCTTTAAAACTAGCATCATCTAAGAAGATTTGTATAACATAATCATCTAACATTACACATGGCATTAAATGTGAATTCTAGCTTCAGTTAATGGAAAGAAATTATGTTTAACTGACTAGTTTTAGCTCATACAGAAAACAATtgaattaaaacacactgtatagCTGTCTTTGGGAGTATTCCACCAGGCTCAAAATGGACAATTAAAcccaaaaaaatatgaaaaaatctgtgttttttttattccaaccATTCTTCTCCAGAGTCTCACACCTACATTAACTACAGTGCAGTATGGCCGCCAGCAATTCGCTTGGAAATACAGGTGAATTATGCTTGTAGTGGGTGATGTAGCCTCGGGCTGCGAGCctgaagcagagatgaggagtggTCTACAGAGATTTGGTACGCTCGCTTCTTTTTAATTCCACACCTTaacttttccattttcaaaatTGTAGTCTTTACCCCAAACTGAAAATCACTTGAGGCATTTGatcagacttcacacagctccctctaGAGCCACGAAAGGCTTTATACAACTTTTACACAGCATACAAAGTAGTAGTCCCcaacacctgtaaacacactttgatgTGTTCCCTTTTAAGCTGCATACCATGTAAAGTGCTGCTGAACTTTTATGAAGATTATTGTTCCTTGTTATTGCAGCTCTGTATGTATTCGTGCATTATCATTTCTATTGTTCCCTTTACAGTAGTTAAATGCACCTTGATGGCAGACTCGTGCTACCTGCATGAAGCTGTTACCGAGGattttcccttttctccatGATCCAATCTTTGCTTGGCTCCCTGCTCAGATAAACTGTTTATGAGTTCCTCGCTCAGAAGCTTTTATCCGCCCAAAAATGTCATGTCCCCATTGATAATTTATGAAACCGCCCACAaggttttgtttcatgttgctGTATTCACAAGTGTGTTCGCCGGGTTTGCGTGCGCACATGGACATTTTGATTGTGACTCACGCTTCATTGCAGCCTTTCGTCATGTCATTGTTTTACTCAGAAACCTTTTATGAACTTCAGATTGTTTGGGGATTTGGAGACCATCAGCACAATTGGCAAAGGCATAATGAATGTTTCTCTGTATTTTCCCCGCACTCTCGTTGCTAGTTTGCATTTGTGAAAAGGTTTAGATGCACCGAAACTGTGTATCGTAGATAAAATTTATTTCATCTGTAAAGGGTGCAACTGTACATTAAACAACGCTCGAGACAAATGAACAGATTTATAGACAAATAAAGTCAGTaaagtctgatttatttttgcatttcaaaGTTATTCCAGtcaaaaacttgtttttaatacGGCACATTTAAGTCTGAGAAGAAGCAGGTAAGGGGACAATTGAAGGGGAATTTTAACATCAACTGGAACTCATAGTGCATTAATCATAACAGTGCAAAGAAACCTGAACCTCATTATGTGAAATTAGATAAAGAAATCTGTGGCTGTGGTTAGCCGTACATTAAAAGCAGGCATGTTGacaacaaaataacattaactttcaaaagtgaaataaagaatTCCTTACGGATGATTCTAGCTGAAGGTCACAAAGATCAGGGACAAGTTTGAGTACAAAATCCTGCTTATAAGCTTTGACAATGTGCAGGAGAGTGGAACTCCACTAAGACTCTAATTCAAAGTAATCTCATTCTCTGTGAAGGAAAGGAATAATAAGAGTCCGCTGCAAAGGCTTCTGCTGGTCACTTGTAACACAGGCTCATGGCTATCAAACAGCACACAGGTATTAAGAGGTCTACACTTGCTGGATTTTCCTAGGCAGCCATTTGAACAGGGTCTTGCACAGCTTTTTGCTTTTCACCTTTGACTTTGTTAAGTTCTTAATGATGACATTTCTTAGCAGGCTAAAGTTCAGGGGCTGGGCTAGGTGCATGGAGAAAGCATTATTTCTTCTCGCTGAATGATTCAGAACCTCCATGAAGCGTCTTTCCTGCTGCCTGAAGTCGTACTCCACACTGGACGGACAGACACGCAGCCCAGAATTACTAAAACTGAAGAAATGCAGCTGTGACACAATGCAGATTGTATAAAAATCCAGCTCTTGCCAAAGAATGCTAATGAGTGCTGCGTTACAGCttattttctattattcatCAAGATTTTTCCGCTACCGTTCACTTTGCTTTGTGTGACGCTCCTCATGTGGGAAGCTACTGTGCCTGTCAGATTGCACAGTGGTTGATTGGTTTCAGCAGGAAGGCAAACCTGAATCCTGAAGTCTTTATCTTCCACTCGACCTTCAGGACCAGACATCAACACACACCAGTCGGCAAATCAACTTACACAACATCTTTTTGTCGtgcaaaaaggttttttttttttttagaaaataaggAGATCAAGAGgaatgttttgaatatttcaagATAAAGAGTGTTTTAGGTTTTGCTTTGGAGAACATGAGGCATATTTTACCAAAGATGatgagaagatttttttttctaagccGCTGTTAACCTCTTTTCCACGCAGGCAACAGTATTTCTGGgccactatttttttttttcctctattgCCTCCACCTGACGCAACATTTCAGCTAATGGGTGCAAACCATGACCAAGATAGTAGAGCTATCCTCTCGTGATCGCAGGTCTTTAAACATTACATCCTCAACAACATTAAAAGCTTTTCTCACAAATTTTTTTGATGTTGTCAAAACGGTcaatttaaactgatttttttggccttttcaagctttattttcgatagagacagctgaagagtgacaggaatgtggggagagagagagagacggggaatgacatgcaggaaagagccacaggttggatgatttgaaccctgggctgagccttcgtacacgggGCGGTTGCCCAAACTGATGTCTTACTTAAAATTTCTGCAGGTTGTGACAATATGAAAATGCAAATAGTCTCATTTTAACTTAAGACTACTTTAGATGCCTCTCACATCTAACCTAatcttttgaaatatttgaacaatAACTTCAGTCAGAAATCACTAGAAATCAATCACCTGCAGAGGCATAACTTCCCATTTGCTGCTTTGAATTTTAAAGAATCTCAATCTCCATAAATCTGCTGTATGAATAAATTGAGTCACATTCAATGCGTGCTTGAATTTGACAGTTGTTCCAAAAGATTTATGGTTTGCTTAAAGAGGAAAATATAATCTCTCTACGTATTCACAGCCAGAAACAGATGAACAGTGCAGAGCTTTTCATTTGGTAAGCTGCCCCGTACAGTAAGTCATTAATTTTCCAGTGAATTGAAGTGAGCAGGCTGACTGCTCTCTGGCAACTGCATGGCAACTCAAATGGCAAATGGACTCGacctttttaaactgtgtgtctcGTGCACAAAAGAAACTTTGAATAAAACCTAAATTCAGCAACTGTTCTTGAATAAAGTGATACAAGGTCCCACTGCTGTCAAATGTTTAGTATGTATTGAAATCCACGTCGTTATGGTACATTTAATCTTCCGTTTAGGAATATTAAGTTGTGTCAGTGCCAAgttcaagagtttttctttaatatatCTCACTTGGGAATATTTTAAGTCCATTCAACTTTATGTAAATGAAGTCATTCTGCTCCACGCTATAATCAGCACCAAGGAGCAACACAAAGCAATTTCATACTATATATATTCATGATATTCTGCAaacatagttttgtttttgggcAAGAGCTGAATTCTTGATCTGCTCTGATCACTTATAAAAACATTGCATGCAGGCGATTCCTCTGTTATCTCACCTGTACACAATACACGCAGTCTTCTGGCAGGTCGAGCAGTTTTTCAGGTCCTGTCCAGTTTTGTAGCATCGCCGACTAGGATCACAGAAAGTAAATTCAAATTGTATACACGGTAAATGAGAGCAATTGCCCCTAAATTCTCCTCCTCTCAGATTCACAATTTAATATTCTCCCCACTCATTCTCTCTGGCTGATATTCACTCAGAGTGCTGTTGGCAGCAATGAGCTGTATAACATGCATCATGTCAGACATCAGTCGGTTATTAGGAGTTGGTTATTCTGAAACATGACCTCAGAGGCAGTCACAACTTATTAGCACACTGCTGTGGATGAGGATGATTGACAGAGACATTTAGCCAGAAGGCAGCTTTAATTCTTGTTATTTGTCCCAGTAGAGTTATACGGCTAAATAAATCTCTGTGAGTCGTGCCCTCTTCAAAATGCCCAAGTAGGTTTCTGTCACACTGAGGCGCACGTTCACAGACCTGTTTGCATACTTGTAGCAATGTTAAAGCTTTACCTCATcacattactgttttttttatttatagcacAGCTTCATAACCTTCAAAAGGTGTTTGAGCCAACTGTTACAAATCATCATTTGTTTCTCACGTTCGAGCTTTGTTATCGATGTAGAGACTGGTTCAGTGTCAGCAGAAAGTCAATAATTGACAATTTGCTGCATCTAAATGAGCATCAAACGCATCTCTGATATCTGAACTGCAtctgttaattaaaagaaatcgAGTCTGTACAGTGTGTCGTCAAGTGCCAACTACAAGTGCAAAGTAACCAGTAGTTTCTCCACTAAACTATCATACGTGATCGCATATGATTACCTATATGCAAAGGCTGTATTAGATTGAATTGAAAGACAATGTGGCTCGCCAATGAATTACAAAGTCACTGAGTGGTTCCAGTAAATTCAAGTGATGACTCACAGGGAAAGTCAGAGATCAGCACTGCAGGGCAGCTTTTAAACTAATTCCCTGGACCAAATTCTGGCAAATAGCTCTACCTGTATTGGACTGAATATAGagtaaattaataaatcagaAGTCATGTCTGACCCTGCAGGTTTTGTGTTGCAGCTGAACTATGAGATAAATGTTTAATACGCAGTATTAGTCATTTCACCACCCTGCATGCAGACACGGGTACATACATCCTCTTACCCGTTTGTTGGCGTGTGGCACGTCTCCAGGTCATGGATAATGTTAAGCAGAGTAGTGATCCTGTCCTTGTTGGCTGCCAGGCTGGCCTCCACAGTCTCGAGCCTCTGCTGTAGGGCTGCTGATTTGCAGCACTGTGGGGAAGGAGGCAGCAACAAGGCTGCATCAGCTGGGTGGGAGTGTGCCAGGCTGGTGTCCTCTGGGCACGACTGACGGGGAGCAGGGCTAAACTTTGAATCCGGTCTGACGATTGCCTCTGTCTCGCTTGACTTAGGGTGGGGAAGGGACGCCAAGTCCATTGTTGATGACGGCAATATGGAATTACATTCAGGCCCTGTGTGTGTACCAAGCTCTATCGTGCTGTGAGAAAGTACTGGTGCGGTGAAAGAAAGCTTTGGacttgtgtgtgcttgtggtAGTGAAGAGGTATCTGAATTTTGGAGGACTGAAGATTTGGTGATGGGGTCAACATGTGCACTCGTGTTTTCCAGTGATGAGATCATGGGctctgagtttgtttgtgttatggGAGAGGGTGTTGGTTTATTGGGATGCGTCTGTTTATCTGCATTGGATTCAAACTTAATATTTGCATGGCTGACTGATGAACCCATTGCAAACTTTTCTGTATTTGAGACTCTCTCCTGGGTTGTTCTCACTGGTGGGCCTGTAGCACAGTGTCCCCCgtgttctgtttctgtgtctccttGATAATGTGCAAGGCTTTGTTGTTCTGTGTTTATGCAACCCTGCAGACACGAGCTGCTTGACTTAATTAGGGAAATGTAATTCTGGAGGCTAGTGACCTGTGATGGATTTGAATTTTCATGGCGTTTTGACTCATACACAACTAATTCATTGATTAGATTACCATTGAATTTGCTTTTGTCGGTATATTCAGTGGGAATAATGGCTGATTTAGAATTGCTTGCATTGCTGCCTCTGTTACgatattttgacacatttagGAACTCAAATAATGCAGCTGTAGTTGTACTGGAGTTGTTTTCCTGATTGGAAACAACACTACATACACCAGATTCATTCTTGGTTTGAGCTccgctgtgtgtttctctgtcttgcATGAGACCAGATTGATTTGCATGGGGTGTTTCATTATGACCCGGTTCTTTGACGTCTGGTGTTGTGTCTTCTGATTGAAGCAAAGTAGTACCTGATGCACAGACATTCATTTGGTTTTCTGTCAGCGTAGATGAAGAGGTGACTGTTGTGGGTGTTGAATTTTTCAGACTGATTGAGGAATTCCTGAGGGCTATATTTTTGTACAGAGCGCTGCTTTGTGTCGATGAGGAATTGGGAGCTGCTCTTGAAAGCAACCTAGCTCTTGAGTCTAGGGGTTTTGCTGCATTAGGCGTTGCGTTTAGTgatgctgtagaaacatgaagcGTAGGCTCAGAATTCGAGTAGTTAGGTTGAATCAGGTGGATTTGTGAAGCCATGGATATATGTTTAGTGCTGCTATGCATAATTTGAACTGAATTAGAGTTTCGATTCAGATTGCTCTGTGGGACAGCAGTACAGAGAAGTGGATgtggtgtggttgtgtgtggtttATTCGAAATGGTGGTTTTACCTGATGGTTTGCTGTCAATGTTGGAGGATGGCTTTTCTTGTGTCGTATGACCCGGATCAGGTGAAGTACATGGTGGACTTGCAGGTGTGGGTTGTGCAGTTGTTTGTGGTTTATGAATGGGGTCTAAAGAACTGGCTGCCAGTGATGAGGTCGGACGTTTAGGGGCCTTTCGTAGGCTATCAGTTGtatttgttgctgtgtttactCGTGCTGTATGGGTTGGGTGCAAAGTTTCATGTTGAGCAACTTTAGCAGGTACACTTTCTGTGGACGTCAGTATTGCAGTATTAAAAACTGTGGATGCTACAGCTGTGGTGTACACATGAGAAGGTGGCGACAGCGTATTTTCAGGTGTATTGTGTACAGATACACATACATTTTGAGGCACATTATGCTGCGTGGAGttatgttgttgtattttgagTTGCTTAggatgagtgtgtgaatgtgggttGTTTGGTTTGGTAGCTGTGGCCATCTGTGGAGTCCTACCGTCCTGTGATGGTTTTGTGAAAGATTTTCTAATGGAATCATCCTGTCTTGTTTCAATAGTTGCTTTAGTGACAGTGATGGTTTTAGCTTGTAGGATGGTTGTGGGTTGAGTGGATGTTGCATCACTAGCGGCGTGTGTCTGTGACAAAGTGACCAAATTACTCCTAGAGTGCACTGGACATGCTGGATGTGGTGTTTTTCGATACTTTAGTTCTTCGGTGACATATAAGATTTGTGGATTTACTGTAATGTGTGtccttttgtctctgtttgcGATGCTCTCGGAGTTTTCTTGATGGATTGCCTTACGGTTTTTCTCAATATGGGGCATATGGAATTGCGTGGCAGTCAACAGCGAGGTGACGGCTGATTTTAATGGTTTCTCTCCAAGGCAAGCATCCACAGTCGAGTTTTTTCCCCCCGGAGTGACAACTCCTGTGGTCACAGACTGTCTCCCACCGCAATGGCTGCATATTTTTTGTGGCACGCCGAAAGGTCGGGCATCACACAACAGCAGCGTCTTCCCGGGCTGCTCTGCATAATGACCTTGCAGTCTGGTTTGATTTCTTCCACGAGAGGTGGCACTCTTTACGGGCTCTGCTTCATCGCTATCAACGCTTATTCCGCCGATAGCCTCTGAATCGACCACACTGCCATTGGTGTAGCGGGCAGCGGATTTCAATTTAGGCCTGACACTGGTTACATTCCCTACATAGTGTGGGTTGGTCTTGATTGCCCTGGCATAGCAATAAGTCCCATTACTGTTCCTCTGACTGCAGGTCACGTCCTTAGAGGCCTCACCTCCAAGTGCTTTGAAAGTCACTTCCTTTTTGGTCTTGGATTCcccacttttctgttttaaaatagCCCTTTTCTCCTTGTCAGTCTTTGTTAACAGTAATATCTCCTTGTAGTCTGTTTCCTTGGTAATATAACTGTTGGATGTTTTATTATCTGTTGGTGTCGAGGGTGTATCATTTAGCTGTACACTGTGCTGGCTAGGTGGCCTGCTTATCCCCGGGGACGTCTGAACACCAACGCTGCACTGAGGTCCCCACGTCTGTAGCAAGGCTCCTCCGCTTCTCTCACCTCCTGTCGTCCTCCAACCACGCACTCCAACCAGGGCAGGGACACCTAAAACTGGAACCGGAGTTGTCAGGTCAGCCGCACGTCTTCCCATCCCTTGTATGACTGACTCAGAAGTCTGATGATTCAAGAGAGCGATTGCGTTTCCACACCATTACATCCgtctaaaagaaagaaaggaacaaGTTTACAGTGAGACGCGTTTGAGACGGTGCTTGGAAAGAAATCCATGAGTAAGCAGGACAAGTTGACACAATGCACTAGAGCTAGAGCTGAGGCAAGGAGCAGCTTCGATACTGCAGAAGTGAAGCATAACTAGAGTGTCAAAAATCAAGTGCAGATATGAGATAAGACAACGAGTTATGCTCACATCTTTAAACTTGAGGTAGGGTGTCGATTGGTTAATGCTGGTAACAAGGGGAGGCTGTTGCAGTGAAGACAAGTGTTCtatattatattaacatttcaaacataCCGCACAGATCCCCGCTCAGTGTCTGACAGCACAAAGAATAATTTATTTGCAGAATGAAATCCAAAACACAGCTCCTGTGGtgaaacctctctctctctctctctcctctctcactgaAATGTTTGTCATAGCCGGCAGCTTCCACTCCTGTGGTTGTCCTCCACATTCAGCTCACCTTGGAAAGAGGCCATAATGCACACACTGATGCTACAGTATAGACTTCATTAAGTTTTGCGCGCACTTAACCGGAACACCCTTTCCTAGAGGCGGCATCTGATGTTTTGTGTACGCGTGCGTGTGTCGATGTCACCCATGAATTCACATGTGTCAGTTTCCTCGCGCGTGCAGGAGGTCATTTTAATGATTCACGCAACAACAGTTCGGTCAACAGCAAGGCATTCATGTGTGGGTTCTTGCATATGAGCAGATATTAGATTATTATACACTagaaatacagtgtgtgttggtgtttgcatGCTTTGATTTATGAATCAGgcaaacacattttgacaaGTCTCCCTCCGTCCTCCCCAGCAGCCTTCATGCAGGGATGTCAATATTGCAAAAGGAACATTAAGTCACCTGTTATTTTGGCCGCCGTGTCATCCCATGTTACTTGTGCTGAGTCAAGTGACCTATTGTCCGTTGTCATCGTTTAACGCTAAGTGACAACTGTCCTGCCACGTTAATACACCATTACCTCCCCCtttagagagggagaaaagataTATTCttgcagtaacacacactttttaaatgatcagGGCTAAAGAAAAGAGCTGTTTCTGGATTCAGCTGAATCGCTTTTTGTGATTCTGTTTAGCCGGCATACctgagtgtgtctgtttgatcCTGCTGCAagatgtcttgttttcttgAGTCCAAATGTCAGGGTCTAGTTTTCCGCTCTCTGTTTTACATCCTCCATGCTGTAAGGTCCTCAAGATTTGGAGTGAGACTTTGTCTCCACATCTTAAATCCCTTGGTGGTAAAATTCAAACTCTAGGGAGTCTGCAGGCAGTCAGCTCTGCAGAGCAGTGCTGCTTAGTGAGCCCTCTTTTCTAATGCTCAGATTCTGAACTAATATTGATCAGGCATGAAGCCAAGCTGTGTCCTCATTGTATCCCCCTTCTCCTCTTGTTTTGGTTCTGCTGCTC encodes the following:
- the LOC109142893 gene encoding mucin-6; this encodes MGRRAADLTTPVPVLGVPALVGVRGWRTTGGERSGGALLQTWGPQCSVGVQTSPGISRPPSQHSVQLNDTPSTPTDNKTSNSYITKETDYKEILLLTKTDKEKRAILKQKSGESKTKKEVTFKALGGEASKDVTCSQRNSNGTYCYARAIKTNPHYVGNVTSVRPKLKSAARYTNGSVVDSEAIGGISVDSDEAEPVKSATSRGRNQTRLQGHYAEQPGKTLLLCDARPFGVPQKICSHCGGRQSVTTGVVTPGGKNSTVDACLGEKPLKSAVTSLLTATQFHMPHIEKNRKAIHQENSESIANRDKRTHITVNPQILYVTEELKYRKTPHPACPVHSRSNLVTLSQTHAASDATSTQPTTILQAKTITVTKATIETRQDDSIRKSFTKPSQDGRTPQMATATKPNNPHSHTHPKQLKIQQHNSTQHNVPQNVCVSVHNTPENTLSPPSHVYTTAVASTVFNTAILTSTESVPAKVAQHETLHPTHTARVNTATNTTDSLRKAPKRPTSSLAASSLDPIHKPQTTAQPTPASPPCTSPDPGHTTQEKPSSNIDSKPSGKTTISNKPHTTTPHPLLCTAVPQSNLNRNSNSVQIMHSSTKHISMASQIHLIQPNYSNSEPTLHVSTASLNATPNAAKPLDSRARLLSRAAPNSSSTQSSALYKNIALRNSSISLKNSTPTTVTSSSTLTENQMNVCASGTTLLQSEDTTPDVKEPGHNETPHANQSGLMQDRETHSGAQTKNESGVCSVVSNQENNSSTTTAALFEFLNVSKYRNRGSNASNSKSAIIPTEYTDKSKFNGNLINELVVYESKRHENSNPSQVTSLQNYISLIKSSSSCLQGCINTEQQSLAHYQGDTETEHGGHCATGPPVRTTQERVSNTEKFAMGSSVSHANIKFESNADKQTHPNKPTPSPITQTNSEPMISSLENTSAHVDPITKSSVLQNSDTSSLPQAHTSPKLSFTAPVLSHSTIELGTHTGPECNSILPSSTMDLASLPHPKSSETEAIVRPDSKFSPAPRQSCPEDTSLAHSHPADAALLLPPSPQCCKSAALQQRLETVEASLAANKDRITTLLNIIHDLETCHTPTNGRRCYKTGQDLKNCSTCQKTACIVYSVEYDFRQQERRFMEVLNHSARRNNAFSMHLAQPLNFSLLRNVIIKNLTKSKVKSKKLCKTLFKWLPRKIQQV